The Xiphias gladius isolate SHS-SW01 ecotype Sanya breed wild chromosome 4, ASM1685928v1, whole genome shotgun sequence genome includes a window with the following:
- the kcnk3a gene encoding potassium channel subfamily K member 3a, translating to MKRQNVRTLTLIISTFTYLIVGAALFDVLESQEETTQRRDLDLKKAELLQTFNLSAEDFDKLEQVVLQLKPHKAGVQWKFAGSFYFAITVITTIGYGHAAPSTHGGKVFCMFYALLGIPLTLVMFQSVGERINTFVRYLLHRLKKCLGMRHTEVSMVNMVTIGFISCMSTLCVGALAFSHFEEWTFFHAYYYCFITLTTIGFGDYVALQNKHALQTKPEYVAFSFIYILTGLAVIGAFLNLAVLRFMTMNAEDEKRDAEQRALLAHNGQAGGHINCSVDLPSSSSTPSGCGGGSAVGGSGGGAASRGLRNVYAEVLHFQSMCSCLWYKSREKLQYSIPMIISRDLSTSDTYMEQGEAFSNPLRSNGCVCSLQRHSGISSVSTGLHSINTYRRLNKRRSSI from the exons ATGAAGCGGCAAAACGTGAGGACCCTCACCCTCATCATCTCCACCTTCACCTACCTGATCGTCGGCGCCGCACTCTTCGACGTGCTGGAATCCCAGGAGGAGACGACCCAGCGGCGGGACCTGGACCTGAAGAAAGCGGAGCTGCTCCAGACGTTCAACTTGTCCGCGGAGGACTTTGACAAGCTGGAGCAGGTGGTGCTGCAGCTGAAGCCGCATAAAGCCGGGGTGCAGTGGAAATTCGCCGGCTCGTTTTACTTCGCCATCACTGTGATCACGACCATAG GATATGGCCACGCAGCCCCCAGCACACATGGAGGGAAAGTGTTCTGTATGTTCTATGCCCTTCTGGGCATCCCTCTCACCTTGGTCATGTTCCAGAGCGTGGGTGAGCGGATCAACACCTTTGTCAGGTACCTGCTCCACCGCCTGAAGAAGTGTCTTGGCATGAGGCATACTGAGGTCTCCATGGTCAACATGGTGACCATTGGTTTCATATCCTGCATGAGCACACTGTGCGTAGGGGCACTGGCATTCTCCCACTTTGAGGAATGGACCTTCTTTCATGCCTACTACTACTGCTTCATCACGCTCACCACCATCGGCTTCGGGGACTATGTGGCGCTGCAGAACAAGCACGCTCTGCAGACCAAGCCGGAGTACGTGGCCTTCAGCTTCATCTACATCCTTACGGGGCTGGCTGTTATCGGGGCCTTCCTCAACTTGGCAGTGCTGCGCTTCATGACCATGAACGCTGAGGACGAGAAGAGGGATGCAGAGCAGAGGGCTCTCCTCGCTCATAACGGCCAGGCAGGCGGACACATTAACTGCTCTGTGGacctgccctcctcctcctccacgcCGTCCGGATGTGGTGGAGGAAGCGCAGTGGGAGGTAGTGGGGGGGGAGCAGCGAGCCGAGGTCTACGTAACGTTTACGCTGAGGTGCTCCACTTCCAGTCCATGTGCTCCTGCCTTTGGTACAAGAGTAGAGAGAAACTGCAATACTCCATACCCATGATCATCTCACGTGACCTCTCCACCTCGGACACCTACATGGAGCAGGGAGAGGCTTTTTCTAACCCCCTGCGCTCTAATGGCTGCGTGTGCAGCCTGCAGCGTCACTCGGGCATCAGCTCGGTTTCCACTGGTCTGCACAGCATCAACACCTACAGGAGACTAAATAAACGCAGAAGCTCCATCTAG